A region of Paenibacillus thiaminolyticus DNA encodes the following proteins:
- a CDS encoding EamA family transporter, with protein MWVIYAFGAALFAGITSILAKIGIQNTDSNLATALRTGIVVIFAWIIVFAGNIHHTLYDISLNSLVYLILSGMTTGASWIFYFRALQLGNVNVVVPIDKSSTVITMLFAIIMLGEPVTILKMISMATIGIGTYMMIQKQDVEQSADRSRKWIWYAGLSAFFAAITAILGKVGIEDVDSNLGTAIRTIVVLIMAWLIVFATKKQNGIKEIDKKSWIFITLSGLATGMSWLFYFKALQEGQASIVVPIDKLSIIVTIIFAYIVLKEKLSMKAFAGFILIILGTLLLLI; from the coding sequence ATGTGGGTCATCTATGCTTTTGGTGCGGCGCTGTTTGCCGGTATTACTTCTATTCTTGCTAAAATCGGAATTCAAAATACTGATTCCAACCTGGCTACCGCCCTCAGGACCGGGATTGTTGTCATTTTTGCCTGGATCATTGTATTTGCGGGAAACATTCACCATACTCTTTACGACATCAGCTTGAATTCCCTTGTCTATCTTATTTTATCAGGGATGACGACTGGCGCTTCTTGGATTTTCTACTTCAGAGCGCTTCAATTAGGAAATGTTAATGTTGTCGTTCCAATTGATAAATCAAGCACGGTTATTACGATGCTCTTCGCGATCATCATGCTGGGCGAGCCGGTCACGATATTAAAAATGATCAGTATGGCGACGATCGGTATTGGAACGTATATGATGATACAAAAACAAGACGTTGAGCAATCCGCCGACAGGAGCAGGAAATGGATTTGGTACGCTGGACTATCTGCTTTTTTCGCAGCAATCACCGCTATATTAGGGAAAGTCGGGATCGAGGATGTTGATTCCAATTTAGGCACCGCCATACGAACGATTGTCGTGCTGATCATGGCTTGGTTGATTGTATTTGCCACCAAAAAACAGAATGGCATCAAAGAAATCGATAAAAAAAGCTGGATTTTCATTACATTGTCAGGTTTGGCCACCGGAATGTCCTGGCTGTTTTATTTCAAGGCATTGCAAGAAGGACAGGCAAGTATTGTCGTGCCCATTGACAAATTGAGTATCATCGTGACGATCATCTTTGCTTATATTGTTTTGAAAGAAAAATTGTCTATGAAGGCTTTTGCAGGTTTCATCTTGATTATTCTTGGTACCTTGTTGTTGCTAATATGA
- a CDS encoding small multi-drug export protein produces the protein MDFIFNVLENVKEANVLLQSAAVFVVSMIPFLEGYVAAPIGVMLGISPIPVIAAALIGNWLSIMLIIVLHGKWSSGRQGMRSGKRMERARKIFGKYGVPGVALIGPLVFGHHIGAFISLVSGAPKGYVTLWQTIAVAV, from the coding sequence ATGGATTTTATTTTTAATGTGTTGGAAAACGTGAAAGAGGCCAATGTGCTGCTGCAATCGGCAGCTGTGTTTGTCGTCTCGATGATTCCTTTTCTGGAAGGATATGTAGCTGCGCCAATCGGCGTTATGCTTGGGATTTCGCCAATTCCGGTCATAGCTGCAGCGCTGATCGGGAACTGGTTGTCCATCATGCTCATTATTGTTCTGCATGGCAAATGGAGTAGCGGCAGGCAGGGAATGAGAAGCGGAAAGCGAATGGAGCGTGCCCGGAAGATATTCGGAAAATATGGCGTTCCGGGCGTGGCGTTGATCGGTCCGCTAGTATTTGGCCATCATATTGGCGCGTTCATTTCGCTGGTCTCGGGGGCGCCCAAGGGCTATGTGACCTTGTGGCAGACTATAGCCGTTGCCGTATAG
- a CDS encoding bifunctional 2',3'-cyclic-nucleotide 2'-phosphodiesterase/3'-nucleotidase has protein sequence MKKLKALTCFLAVMLLSSTFSMAASAEAQGAKLKLRLMETTDIHTHIVNHDYYQDTETDEFGLAKTASLIMKARQEVTNSMLFDNGDLIQGNPLGDYAAQIKPLQDGQVHPVFKAMNLLEYDAAGIGNHEFNYGLEFLDRSLKGSAFPYVNANVYFDDGDNNPDNDKNYFKPYEILTRTFKDDAGQDATLKIGVIGFVPPKVMEWDKANLEGKVVVKDIIETAEKFVPKMKQEGADLIVAIPHSGFDSSPRKGNDDNTVYYLTQVTGIDAVMFGHDHNVFPSSDFENIEGVDVKKGTIHGTPAVMPGFWGDHLGIIDLTLEKSGGKWTVVDSQSEARPIYDKENKKSLVDADQRIVDAVKADHEGTIEYVRQPIGETTAPINSFFSVVRDDPSVQIVSNAQKWYTEKYIQGTSYDGIPVLSAAAPFKAGGRWGPSYFTDIPAGTLAVKSAADLYVYPNTVNVVLLNGDEVREWLEHAAGQFNQIVPGKSGEQPLINEEFPTYLFDVIDGVTYQIDVTQPARYNRQGQLAAPDSHRIVNLEYNGKPVTKEQKFLIATNNYRASGGGNFPNLDGSNIVISSPDETRQVLIDYIAQNEKINPTADNNWSFVPIQGEANVTFRTSPKAQEAAAQAGGMHFIELESDGFAKFALDMSAGEEQQAAPEKPSASDVLVPVRAKAEEQGIDIVYNNKTKTVTLTKGDANVIYILNALEIQVNGQKQPVQSKLTDNRLWLPESILQSLGATAPAAS, from the coding sequence ATGAAGAAATTGAAAGCGTTAACATGTTTTCTTGCCGTCATGCTGCTGAGCAGCACATTCTCCATGGCGGCCTCGGCGGAGGCGCAAGGGGCGAAGCTGAAGCTGCGGCTAATGGAGACGACCGACATTCATACACATATTGTCAATCATGATTACTACCAGGATACGGAGACCGACGAATTCGGCCTGGCGAAGACGGCATCGCTCATTATGAAGGCGCGTCAAGAGGTGACGAACAGCATGCTGTTCGACAACGGCGACCTGATTCAGGGCAATCCGCTGGGGGATTATGCCGCCCAAATCAAGCCGCTTCAGGACGGCCAGGTCCATCCGGTATTCAAAGCGATGAATCTGCTTGAGTACGATGCGGCCGGAATCGGGAATCATGAGTTCAACTATGGTCTGGAGTTCCTCGATCGCAGCTTGAAAGGGTCCGCGTTCCCATACGTGAATGCCAACGTCTATTTCGATGATGGAGACAACAACCCGGATAACGATAAAAACTATTTCAAGCCGTACGAAATTTTGACGAGAACGTTCAAGGATGATGCCGGCCAAGACGCTACGCTGAAAATCGGGGTCATCGGGTTTGTGCCGCCGAAGGTCATGGAGTGGGACAAAGCGAACCTGGAAGGCAAGGTTGTCGTCAAGGACATTATCGAGACTGCGGAGAAATTCGTGCCGAAGATGAAGCAGGAAGGCGCCGATCTCATCGTCGCGATTCCTCACTCCGGCTTCGACAGCAGTCCGCGGAAGGGCAATGATGATAACACGGTCTACTATTTGACCCAGGTCACAGGAATCGACGCAGTTATGTTCGGGCATGACCACAATGTCTTCCCGAGTTCGGACTTCGAGAACATCGAAGGAGTCGATGTGAAGAAAGGAACCATACATGGGACCCCTGCGGTCATGCCGGGATTCTGGGGTGATCATCTTGGCATCATCGATCTGACCTTGGAGAAGTCCGGGGGGAAATGGACGGTCGTCGACAGCCAGTCCGAAGCCCGTCCGATCTACGATAAGGAGAATAAGAAATCGCTTGTCGATGCTGATCAGCGCATTGTGGATGCCGTAAAGGCGGATCACGAAGGCACGATCGAATATGTGCGCCAGCCGATTGGGGAGACGACGGCGCCGATCAACAGCTTCTTCTCCGTCGTGCGCGACGATCCGTCCGTTCAGATCGTCTCTAACGCCCAGAAATGGTATACGGAAAAATATATTCAAGGCACTTCCTATGACGGAATTCCAGTTCTGTCGGCGGCAGCTCCGTTCAAGGCAGGCGGCCGCTGGGGCCCGAGCTATTTCACCGATATTCCGGCAGGCACGCTGGCCGTGAAGAGCGCGGCTGATCTGTATGTGTATCCGAATACGGTGAACGTCGTGCTGCTCAATGGCGATGAAGTCAGAGAATGGCTGGAGCATGCGGCGGGGCAATTCAACCAGATTGTGCCGGGCAAGTCAGGAGAGCAGCCGCTCATCAATGAAGAATTCCCTACCTACCTGTTCGACGTCATCGACGGCGTTACGTATCAGATCGATGTGACGCAGCCGGCCCGCTACAATCGTCAAGGACAACTGGCGGCTCCGGATTCGCACCGGATCGTCAATCTGGAATATAACGGGAAGCCGGTGACGAAGGAGCAGAAGTTCCTGATTGCCACGAACAATTACCGTGCGAGCGGCGGAGGCAACTTCCCGAACCTGGATGGGTCCAATATCGTAATCTCTTCGCCGGATGAGACACGGCAAGTCTTGATCGATTACATCGCGCAGAACGAAAAAATCAATCCGACCGCAGATAATAATTGGTCCTTCGTACCGATTCAAGGGGAGGCCAATGTCACGTTCCGCACGTCTCCGAAGGCTCAAGAGGCAGCGGCTCAAGCTGGAGGCATGCACTTCATCGAACTGGAGAGCGACGGCTTCGCCAAGTTCGCGCTGGATATGTCGGCGGGCGAGGAGCAGCAGGCCGCGCCGGAGAAGCCATCCGCTTCGGACGTCCTTGTTCCGGTACGGGCGAAGGCGGAAGAGCAAGGCATCGACATCGTCTATAACAACAAGACGAAGACGGTCACCTTGACCAAAGGCGATGCAAACGTAATCTATATCTTGAATGCGCTCGAGATTCAGGTGAATGGACAGAAGCAGCCGGTTCAATCGAAGCTGACGGACAATCGGCTGTGGCTGCCGGAGTCGATCCTGCAATCATTGGGCGCGACCGCTCCGGCGGCCAGCTAA
- a CDS encoding Ger(x)C family spore germination protein, whose product MNARWKQVIILPLAAVILVGLPGCWDAKNIQDMNYIAAIGIDYEGGKYVIYTQSLDFMNVAKQETKSAEPAPIWVGRATGYTLEMAINAIYNASPLRVLFEHTSAVIITERAMKHNVNHMLDALRRYREVRYTPWVFGTKEPLDKLLSVTNVFNISPITSLLHHPEEVYQQSSFIAPIQLQKMAAELGEPNSAIILPSLITQDTQWVKNGKPSGQYLLNGAYILVNGKHKKWLSWRDLMGLRWLTRTTARTPVVVGNKRKPDAVLSMYYPKSRIQVSMKNNQPVFHIKLKVSGHLDEMLENVPLAKLRRMLNDKIEKDIRKTFEKGLEDGIDIYNLKNEVYRKKLTLWKALGNGKDIRLTPESIASIKVSAEIHHSGAYKYVNPK is encoded by the coding sequence ATGAACGCTAGATGGAAACAGGTTATCATCCTCCCGCTCGCGGCAGTGATTCTTGTCGGTCTGCCCGGCTGCTGGGATGCCAAAAATATTCAGGACATGAACTATATCGCGGCCATCGGGATCGACTACGAGGGCGGGAAATACGTCATCTACACGCAATCGCTCGACTTCATGAACGTCGCCAAGCAAGAGACCAAATCGGCTGAGCCCGCTCCGATCTGGGTTGGACGCGCGACGGGCTACACGTTGGAGATGGCCATTAATGCCATCTACAACGCCTCCCCGCTGCGCGTCCTGTTCGAGCACACATCCGCCGTTATTATTACGGAGAGAGCGATGAAGCATAATGTCAATCATATGTTGGACGCGCTGCGGAGATACCGGGAAGTCCGGTATACGCCGTGGGTATTCGGGACGAAGGAGCCCCTGGACAAGCTGTTGTCGGTTACGAATGTGTTCAATATATCGCCGATCACATCTCTGCTTCATCACCCGGAGGAGGTGTATCAACAGAGCTCCTTCATCGCCCCGATTCAATTACAGAAGATGGCGGCGGAGCTGGGAGAGCCCAACTCTGCCATTATCCTCCCGTCCCTGATCACGCAAGACACGCAATGGGTCAAGAATGGGAAGCCGAGCGGACAGTACTTACTCAACGGGGCTTATATCCTCGTGAACGGCAAGCATAAAAAATGGTTGTCATGGAGAGATCTGATGGGCCTGCGCTGGCTGACAAGGACAACGGCGCGCACGCCCGTCGTCGTCGGCAATAAACGCAAGCCAGACGCTGTCCTGTCGATGTATTATCCGAAGAGCCGGATCCAAGTATCGATGAAAAACAATCAGCCCGTCTTTCACATCAAACTGAAAGTGTCCGGACATCTCGATGAAATGCTGGAAAATGTGCCGCTTGCGAAGCTCCGCCGTATGCTGAACGACAAAATCGAAAAGGATATCCGGAAAACATTCGAGAAGGGATTAGAGGATGGCATTGATATTTATAACTTGAAAAACGAGGTATACCGCAAAAAGCTGACGCTGTGGAAAGCGCTCGGCAACGGAAAAGATATTCGCCTTACCCCCGAGTCCATCGCCTCGATCAAGGTCAGTGCAGAAATTCACCACAGTGGAGCATATAAATATGTCAACCCAAAATAA
- a CDS encoding spore germination protein — protein MGANSSSPTPLTLKVIHDYFAECSDIKSENYEFGSAERTFQITLIYCSGLTDMKQLNQAVVPALHRMLQEASSVSQAVSRNRLIPLLPLPPGAGLIEMERKLFAGELLVYVHGDNEVYFIDICERPERQPEESNTEVSIKGPKDGFTENLATNVALVRKRLRTQSVNYETFIIGRRSQTEVGLLYMQDVIRPHLVDTVRKQLYSIDTDIIVGSSQLGELMLNSNYSMFPLMDYIGRPDYVVESLSRGRFVILVDGSPMALIGPSSLWLLLKSPEDIHFPVFFVVLQRIIRLSGLIISLFTPGFWLALTAYNVEQLPFPLLATVSNTRTGLPLSATMELLFMLGMFELFREAGIRLPKAVGQTLAVVGGLIVGDASIRAGLASPTTLVVAAVTAVATFTLINQSLSGTVSVLRLGVLLASSLLGMFGFFLAVMTILLYLSSIMSYGIPYLAPVSPPQWRDMWKALLRVPLNMDKYRPSYLTREQDNTRKGDDS, from the coding sequence ATGGGCGCCAATTCGTCATCCCCTACTCCGCTTACGCTCAAAGTCATTCACGATTATTTCGCGGAATGCTCCGATATCAAGTCAGAAAACTACGAATTCGGTTCAGCGGAAAGGACGTTCCAGATCACCTTAATCTACTGCTCCGGGCTCACCGATATGAAGCAGTTGAACCAGGCTGTCGTTCCGGCGCTGCATCGCATGCTGCAAGAGGCCTCCTCCGTCTCCCAAGCGGTGAGCCGCAACCGGCTCATCCCTCTGCTTCCTTTGCCTCCGGGGGCAGGATTGATAGAGATGGAACGGAAGCTGTTCGCTGGAGAGCTGCTTGTCTATGTGCATGGCGACAATGAAGTCTACTTCATCGATATTTGCGAGCGGCCAGAGCGGCAGCCGGAAGAATCCAATACGGAAGTTTCCATCAAAGGTCCAAAGGATGGATTTACGGAGAATCTGGCCACGAATGTGGCGCTCGTCCGCAAGCGCCTTCGCACCCAGTCAGTGAACTACGAAACGTTTATTATCGGCAGGCGCTCGCAGACCGAGGTCGGACTGCTCTACATGCAGGATGTCATTCGGCCACATCTGGTCGATACCGTAAGGAAGCAGCTCTACTCGATTGACACCGATATCATCGTCGGCAGCTCCCAACTGGGTGAATTGATGCTGAACTCCAATTATTCCATGTTCCCGCTGATGGATTACATCGGACGCCCCGATTATGTGGTCGAATCGTTAAGCAGAGGCCGATTCGTCATTCTCGTCGACGGATCGCCTATGGCGCTTATCGGTCCTTCCAGCCTGTGGCTGCTGCTGAAGTCGCCGGAGGATATCCATTTCCCGGTGTTCTTCGTGGTGCTCCAGCGCATCATCCGCTTAAGCGGTCTGATCATCTCTCTCTTCACTCCCGGCTTCTGGCTTGCCCTTACCGCCTACAATGTGGAGCAGCTTCCGTTCCCGCTCCTGGCGACCGTGTCGAATACCCGGACTGGCCTCCCGTTGTCGGCGACGATGGAATTGCTGTTCATGCTGGGCATGTTCGAATTATTCCGTGAAGCCGGCATTCGCTTGCCGAAGGCGGTAGGCCAAACCTTGGCAGTTGTCGGCGGCCTCATCGTGGGAGACGCCTCGATTCGTGCGGGGCTGGCTTCTCCGACGACGCTGGTCGTCGCGGCGGTCACAGCCGTCGCAACATTCACGCTTATCAACCAATCTCTGAGCGGAACGGTTAGCGTGCTGCGGCTGGGCGTGCTGCTGGCCAGCTCGCTGCTGGGCATGTTCGGCTTCTTCCTGGCCGTAATGACCATTTTGCTCTATTTATCATCGATAATGTCTTACGGCATTCCGTATCTTGCCCCCGTATCGCCGCCCCAATGGAGAGACATGTGGAAGGCGCTGCTCCGCGTGCCGCTCAATATGGACAAGTACCGTCCCTCTTATCTGACGAGAGAGCAGGACAACACGAGAAAAGGGGACGATTCTTGA
- a CDS encoding GerAB/ArcD/ProY family transporter, whose product MNRGSEFITYLQLCFIMMLSTGLLNHVIIIPLMLQQAGRDGWLSVIMLALIVLAWIPLLQRLMKAKGQQALFPWMKATFGPAVAWCVTAIVGLYLWISAFVTVKDTANWAKTSYLPQTPFFLITVSLLLLCIFGALAGLRSIAICSGILLPFVVLFGYFIMFANARYKDYSLMFPLFEHGYMPVVRGTVYIGAGLAELFLLLLIQHRISKTPRFRGLAVLALILCGLTIGPLIGSITNFGIKEAANIRYPAFEQWRLVTVSKYIEHIDFLSIYQWMSGAFIRISFMVFLIVELLPLKSLYHRLLMCIFSGVTLLIAVNLHLNDMLFFKFLEIFFLPGTTAIFLLLSLFLFLMSWFRSRRGTKPRPKDL is encoded by the coding sequence ATGAACCGCGGATCTGAGTTTATCACCTATCTGCAGCTTTGCTTCATCATGATGCTGTCAACAGGCTTACTGAATCATGTCATCATTATTCCGCTCATGCTTCAGCAAGCCGGCCGTGACGGATGGTTGAGCGTTATTATGCTGGCGCTTATCGTTCTGGCTTGGATACCCTTGCTCCAGAGGCTGATGAAGGCCAAGGGACAGCAGGCCTTGTTCCCTTGGATGAAGGCTACCTTCGGCCCGGCGGTTGCCTGGTGCGTCACGGCCATTGTTGGGCTGTACCTATGGATCAGCGCGTTTGTCACGGTGAAGGATACCGCGAACTGGGCCAAAACATCGTATTTGCCGCAGACCCCCTTTTTCCTTATTACGGTATCGCTCTTGCTTCTCTGTATTTTCGGGGCACTAGCCGGGCTTCGATCCATTGCCATTTGTTCGGGGATCCTGCTTCCGTTTGTCGTCCTGTTCGGATACTTCATCATGTTCGCCAATGCCAGATACAAAGACTACTCCTTAATGTTCCCGCTGTTCGAGCACGGGTATATGCCGGTGGTTCGCGGAACGGTGTACATCGGAGCGGGTTTGGCCGAACTGTTCCTCCTGCTTCTTATCCAGCACCGGATTTCCAAGACGCCCCGCTTCCGGGGACTCGCTGTGCTTGCTCTTATTTTATGCGGGTTGACAATAGGGCCGCTTATTGGCTCGATTACGAATTTCGGCATCAAGGAAGCGGCCAACATCCGTTACCCGGCATTCGAGCAGTGGAGATTGGTTACGGTCAGCAAATATATCGAACATATCGATTTTCTGTCCATTTATCAATGGATGTCGGGCGCGTTTATCCGCATTTCGTTCATGGTCTTTCTGATCGTGGAGCTGCTTCCGCTCAAGTCACTGTACCACCGGCTGCTCATGTGCATATTTTCGGGAGTGACCTTGCTGATTGCCGTCAATTTGCACCTAAACGATATGCTGTTTTTCAAATTTCTCGAAATCTTCTTTTTGCCTGGAACGACAGCAATCTTTCTCCTGTTGTCCCTGTTCCTGTTCCTGATGAGCTGGTTCCGTTCCCGGCGCGGCACGAAGCCGCGCCCCAAAGATTTATAG
- a CDS encoding glycoside hydrolase family 13 protein, producing MLREAVYHRSKQNWSYAYDCETIHLRLRTKRDDAVKVEAIVVDKYAFKDSTEFIPMHIFASDALFDYWEAAYRPPYRRLRYAFRIQGKDEQVYLTERGFFEDLPWDYFESFEYPFLHPHDMFEAPAWVKEAVFYQIFPERFANGDPANDPEKTEEWGGEPKPGNFFGGDLQGVLDHLDYLSELGINAIYFTPVFEATTNHKYDTRDYLKVDRHFGTNEKLKELVEACHERGIRVLLDAVFNHAGRTFPPFVDVMEKGSESPYADWFYVKDYPLRVVDGKPTYETFSFEPLMPKLNTSHPEVKRYLLEVARYWVEEIGIDGWRLDVANEVDHQFWREFRQVVKQANRDAYILGEIWHDSMAWLQGDQFDAVMNYPFTDAVLNFFARQTTDARVFADSIGSILASYPQPVTEVSFNLLDSHDTPRLLTLCERDVRPMKLAALFQFTYPGTPCIYYGDEIGLEGGPDPGCRKCMVWDEAEQDRDLFAFYQRIIALRRKHEALRSARIRFLHAEADGRTLMYELTGADGSFLIAMNAGDAPAELRLETGTEAERSWSLEYGEGIRIDAQPDMLELALDGFGFAVLHMKSDIDNAQ from the coding sequence ATGTTAAGGGAAGCGGTGTATCATCGTTCCAAGCAAAATTGGTCGTATGCCTATGATTGCGAGACGATTCATCTCCGGCTCCGCACGAAGCGGGATGATGCCGTCAAGGTGGAAGCGATCGTGGTGGACAAATATGCGTTCAAAGATTCGACAGAGTTCATTCCGATGCATATTTTTGCTTCGGATGCCTTGTTCGATTATTGGGAGGCTGCGTACCGTCCGCCATACCGGCGGCTGCGCTACGCGTTCCGAATTCAGGGCAAGGACGAGCAGGTGTATTTGACGGAACGCGGCTTTTTCGAGGACCTGCCTTGGGATTACTTCGAATCGTTCGAGTATCCGTTCCTCCATCCGCACGATATGTTCGAAGCGCCTGCGTGGGTGAAGGAGGCCGTCTTCTATCAGATTTTCCCGGAGCGGTTCGCGAACGGCGATCCAGCCAACGATCCGGAGAAGACCGAGGAATGGGGCGGGGAACCGAAGCCGGGGAATTTCTTCGGCGGCGACCTGCAAGGGGTTCTGGATCATCTGGATTATTTATCGGAGTTGGGCATTAATGCCATTTACTTCACGCCGGTCTTCGAAGCGACGACGAACCATAAGTATGACACGCGGGATTATTTGAAGGTGGACAGGCATTTCGGCACGAATGAAAAGCTGAAGGAATTGGTCGAGGCGTGCCATGAACGGGGAATCCGGGTTCTGCTGGATGCCGTGTTCAATCATGCCGGCCGGACGTTTCCTCCATTCGTCGATGTGATGGAGAAGGGGAGCGAATCTCCGTACGCGGACTGGTTCTATGTGAAAGACTATCCGCTCCGCGTCGTGGACGGCAAGCCGACCTATGAGACGTTCTCCTTCGAGCCGCTGATGCCGAAGCTCAATACGAGTCATCCAGAGGTGAAGCGGTATTTGCTGGAGGTGGCGAGATATTGGGTAGAGGAGATCGGCATTGACGGCTGGAGGCTGGATGTGGCCAACGAGGTCGATCATCAATTCTGGCGCGAATTCCGGCAAGTCGTCAAGCAAGCAAATCGTGACGCCTATATATTGGGAGAAATATGGCATGATTCGATGGCGTGGCTGCAGGGGGACCAGTTCGATGCCGTCATGAATTACCCGTTCACGGATGCGGTGTTGAACTTCTTCGCCCGGCAGACGACAGATGCCCGCGTATTCGCGGATTCCATCGGGTCGATACTGGCCAGCTATCCGCAGCCAGTGACCGAAGTGTCCTTCAATCTGCTCGACAGCCACGATACGCCGCGCCTGCTGACGCTCTGTGAGAGAGACGTTCGTCCGATGAAGCTGGCGGCGCTGTTCCAGTTCACTTATCCGGGCACGCCTTGCATCTACTATGGAGACGAGATCGGCCTGGAGGGCGGACCGGATCCGGGCTGCCGCAAATGCATGGTATGGGATGAAGCGGAACAAGACCGCGATCTGTTCGCCTTCTATCAGCGCATTATCGCGCTTCGCCGCAAGCATGAGGCGCTCCGCTCCGCGCGCATTCGCTTCCTGCATGCCGAAGCGGATGGAAGGACTCTGATGTATGAATTAACAGGAGCCGATGGCAGCTTCTTAATCGCGATGAATGCAGGCGATGCTCCGGCAGAGCTTCGGCTGGAGACGGGAACGGAAGCAGAGCGTTCATGGTCGCTGGAATATGGAGAAGGCATTCGCATCGATGCCCAGCCAGACATGCTGGAGTTGGCCTTGGATGGCTTCGGTTTTGCGGTCCTTCATATGAAAAGCGATATTGACAATGCTCAATGA
- a CDS encoding sugar ABC transporter substrate-binding protein — translation MKGRKLGSMFIVMVMMLLMISACGPRDSGAPAAEEPAAQGETNETAPGGEAAGDEELVPEPGAKLVIWEGPEQMEFLETMAQEFTAKYDIPVEIQEIGSGEQMAKVKTDGPAGLGADIMVMPHDHLGEAVAAGLVMPNDFYAEDTMNNFAPAAVEAVSLDGIIYGYPRNMETYLLYYNKDLVKEEELASWDSIIAFAKKYNDAKNNKFGFLYEVNNFYYNYAFMAGNGAYVFGKNGTDPADIGLATPEAIEAFQFFQSLNEAIPIKAADASGDVKTSLFQTGKLPINMDGIWQLSNFTKEKLGFEVGAVPMPAMPNGKAPKPFLGVKAYFVSTFSEYPNAAKLFIHHVTSQEAMVKNYELSGIIPARNGMENEPAIQANPNALAFLEQFKHVEAMPYIIEMRSVWGPLTATLEPIWDGGNVEAILKKAVEDVKTAIAQQG, via the coding sequence ATGAAGGGAAGAAAGCTTGGAAGCATGTTCATCGTAATGGTCATGATGTTGTTGATGATTTCGGCGTGCGGACCGCGGGATAGCGGGGCGCCTGCAGCAGAGGAGCCGGCGGCACAGGGCGAGACCAATGAGACGGCGCCGGGCGGCGAAGCGGCTGGCGACGAGGAGCTTGTTCCTGAGCCGGGAGCGAAGCTGGTCATCTGGGAAGGTCCGGAGCAGATGGAGTTCCTGGAGACGATGGCCCAGGAGTTCACGGCGAAGTATGACATTCCGGTCGAGATACAGGAGATCGGATCCGGCGAGCAGATGGCCAAGGTGAAGACAGACGGGCCGGCCGGGCTTGGCGCTGATATTATGGTGATGCCGCATGATCATTTGGGGGAGGCGGTAGCTGCGGGTCTCGTCATGCCGAATGATTTCTATGCGGAAGATACGATGAACAATTTCGCGCCGGCTGCTGTGGAAGCGGTATCATTGGACGGTATCATCTACGGCTATCCGCGCAATATGGAGACGTACTTGCTGTATTACAACAAAGACTTAGTGAAGGAAGAAGAGCTGGCCTCATGGGACAGCATCATCGCTTTTGCGAAAAAATACAACGATGCGAAGAACAATAAATTCGGGTTCTTGTATGAAGTCAATAACTTCTACTACAACTATGCCTTTATGGCCGGCAACGGCGCTTATGTCTTCGGCAAGAACGGCACCGATCCGGCCGATATCGGCCTGGCGACGCCGGAAGCGATAGAAGCGTTCCAATTTTTCCAGAGCTTGAACGAAGCGATTCCGATCAAGGCAGCGGACGCGAGCGGAGATGTCAAAACAAGTCTGTTCCAGACCGGCAAGCTGCCGATCAATATGGACGGCATCTGGCAGCTGAGCAACTTCACGAAGGAGAAGCTCGGCTTCGAGGTCGGCGCAGTGCCGATGCCGGCGATGCCGAACGGCAAGGCGCCGAAGCCGTTCCTGGGGGTCAAAGCCTACTTCGTGAGCACCTTCTCCGAATATCCGAATGCGGCGAAGCTGTTCATCCATCATGTCACCTCTCAGGAAGCGATGGTGAAGAACTACGAGCTGTCAGGCATTATCCCGGCGCGCAACGGCATGGAGAACGAGCCGGCCATCCAGGCGAATCCGAACGCGCTGGCGTTCCTGGAGCAGTTCAAACACGTGGAGGCGATGCCGTACATTATTGAAATGCGTTCTGTGTGGGGACCGCTGACCGCCACGCTGGAGCCGATCTGGGATGGCGGCAACGTAGAGGCCATTCTAAAAAAAGCGGTGGAGGACGTCAAAACCGCGATTGCCCAACAGGGCTGA